The Coregonus clupeaformis isolate EN_2021a chromosome 18, ASM2061545v1, whole genome shotgun sequence genome has a segment encoding these proteins:
- the LOC121573491 gene encoding centromere protein H-like isoform X1, producing MEPLDRLENLASSLETVALNGFQAPTVDNGQKDNSPAEILRIKEQMSNQCFEMAVKLQAGKSKISSCSASDAEKDLPDYANTLEEAKIIHFNKTLALHRMQVWHAISEKLKQSDPEAVAMRGMTSCSLDLCSRIKTLQQESCALQDQITDLQKQRLDLKRLTHEKMKEMDELKRKREHPEAEKYRNVLQKGQSHLKKYQKMATITQNVLRGIIIASKVNWRDDPKLRDIAMTLEDIPISD from the exons ATGGAGCCCTTGGATAGACTGGAGAACCTTGCCTCAAGCCTTGAGACAGTGGCATTGAATGGTTTTCAGGCTCCTACAGTTGACAATGGACAGAAGGACAACTCACCTGCAGAGATACTAAG GATAAAAGAACAGATGTCAAATCAATGTTTTGAGATGGCAGTGAAGCTCCAAGCAG GAAAAAGCAAAATATCTTCTTGCAGTGCATCTGATGCTGAGAAAGACTT GCCAGATTATGCTAATACCTTGGAGGAAGCAAAAATCATTCATTTTAACAAGACATTGGCCTTACACAG GATGCAGGTGTGGCATGCCATTTCTGAGAAGCTGAAACAGAGTGATCCAGAGGCTGT AGCGATGAGGGGAATGACCAGTTGTAGCCTAGACCTTTGTTCAAGGATAAAGACACTTCAGCAG GAATCATGTGCGCTTCAGGACCAAATCACAGACCTTCAAAAGCAGAGGCTAG ATCTAAAGCGTCTCACTCATGAGAAGATGAAGGAGATGGATGAactgaagaggaagagggagcaCCCAGAGGCAGAGAAGTACAGAAACGTCCTGCAGAAAGGCCAGTCTCACCTGAAAAAGTACCAGAAGATGGCCACCATCACACAGAATGTCCTGCGG GGGATCATCATTGCCAGTAAAGTGAACTGGAGAGATGACCCCAAACTGAGAGACATCGCCATGACGCTGGAGGACATTCCCATCTCTGACTAA
- the dimt1l gene encoding probable dimethyladenosine transferase — translation MPKVRAEKKTRQHQQVKNQGVMFNTGLGQHILKNPLVVNGIIEKAALRPTDVVLEVGPGTGNMTVKLLEKAKKVVACELDGRLVAELQKRVQCTPMQTKLQILVGDVLKTELPFFDVCVANLPYQISSPFVFKLLLHRPFFRCAVLMFQREFAMRLVAKPGDKLYCRLSINTQLLARVDHLMKVGKNNFRPPPKVESSVVRIEPKNPPPPVNFQEWDGLVRIAFVRKNKTLNAGFKSTAVEQLLEKNYRIHCSVHNVEIPADFSITKKIESVLQEAEFSEKRARSMDIDDFMVLLHAFNSAGIHFS, via the exons ATGCCAAAAGTAAGGGCAGAAAAGAAAACCAGACAACACCAACAGGTTAAGAACCAAG GGGTCATGTTCAACACTGGCCTTGGTCAACACATCTTGAAAAACCCACTGGTAGTCAATGGGATCATTGAAAAG GCTGCTCTCAGGCCGACggatgtggtgttggaggtgGGACCTGGTACAGGAAACATGACTGTCAAACTGCTGGAGAAAGCCAAAAAG GTAGTGGCCTGTGAGTTGGACGGTAGGCTGGTTGCTGAGCTCCAGAAGAGAGTGCAGTGCAC GCCCATGCAAACCAAACTACAGATCTTGGTGGGGGATGTCCTGAAAACAGAGCTGCCTTTCTTTGATGTCTGTGTTGCCAATTTACCTTACCAG ATTTCATCACCTTTTGTCTTCAAGTTACTTCTGCACAGGCCTTTCTTTAG ATGTGCAGTGCTGATGTTCCAGAGAGAGTTTGCCATGCGTCTGGTTGCCAAGCCTGGAGACAAGCTGTACTGCAGGCTGTCCATCAACACTCAGCTGCTGGCTCGAGTAGATCACCTCATGAAG GTGGGGAAGAATAATTTCCGTCCTCCTCCTAAAGTGGAGTCGAGTGTTGTCAGAATAGAGCCTAAGAACCCACCACCTCCTGTTAACTTCCAG GAATGGGATGGTCTCGTCAGAATCGCATTTGTGAGGAAAAACAAAACCCTCAACGCAGGTTTCAA GTCCACTGCAGTTGAGCAGCTGTTGGAGAAGAACTACAGGATTCACTGTTCAGTACACAACGTG GAAATCCCAGCAGACTTCAGCATCACCAAGAAGATTGAGAGTGTTCTGCAGGAGGCTGAGTTTAGTGAGAAGCGAGCCAGGAGCATGGACATAGATGACTTCATGGT ACTTCTTCACGCGTTCAACTCTGCTGGGATCCACTTTTCATAA
- the LOC121573491 gene encoding centromere protein H-like isoform X2: MSVSPLRIKEQMSNQCFEMAVKLQAGKSKISSCSASDAEKDLPDYANTLEEAKIIHFNKTLALHRMQVWHAISEKLKQSDPEAVAMRGMTSCSLDLCSRIKTLQQESCALQDQITDLQKQRLDLKRLTHEKMKEMDELKRKREHPEAEKYRNVLQKGQSHLKKYQKMATITQNVLRGIIIASKVNWRDDPKLRDIAMTLEDIPISD; the protein is encoded by the exons ATGAGTGTTTCTCCCCTCAGGATAAAAGAACAGATGTCAAATCAATGTTTTGAGATGGCAGTGAAGCTCCAAGCAG GAAAAAGCAAAATATCTTCTTGCAGTGCATCTGATGCTGAGAAAGACTT GCCAGATTATGCTAATACCTTGGAGGAAGCAAAAATCATTCATTTTAACAAGACATTGGCCTTACACAG GATGCAGGTGTGGCATGCCATTTCTGAGAAGCTGAAACAGAGTGATCCAGAGGCTGT AGCGATGAGGGGAATGACCAGTTGTAGCCTAGACCTTTGTTCAAGGATAAAGACACTTCAGCAG GAATCATGTGCGCTTCAGGACCAAATCACAGACCTTCAAAAGCAGAGGCTAG ATCTAAAGCGTCTCACTCATGAGAAGATGAAGGAGATGGATGAactgaagaggaagagggagcaCCCAGAGGCAGAGAAGTACAGAAACGTCCTGCAGAAAGGCCAGTCTCACCTGAAAAAGTACCAGAAGATGGCCACCATCACACAGAATGTCCTGCGG GGGATCATCATTGCCAGTAAAGTGAACTGGAGAGATGACCCCAAACTGAGAGACATCGCCATGACGCTGGAGGACATTCCCATCTCTGACTAA
- the mrps36 gene encoding 28S ribosomal protein S36, mitochondrial isoform X1, with protein sequence MGGKVSRKMAAVGRVVQVRLSNWAIYRSATTLVTQAVKPHAPLIKFPNREGVPRPNVQEALKTLAVSSPSSPPVVAPLPLSRPPGPLTRLPGTPDSLATVKELPQRYRRRALEAEEMDYIQRGGPE encoded by the exons ATGGGGGGCAAAGTCAGTAGAAAAATGGCGGCTGTTGGGCGGGTGGTACAGGTACGCTTGTCTAACTGGGCAATTTATCGCTCTGCAACAACACTTGTCACTCAA GCTGTGAAACCTCATGCTCCACTAATCAAGTTTCCCAACAGAGAGGGGGTCCCCAGGCCGAATG TCCAAGAGGCTCTTAAAACATTAGCAGTCAGCTCTCCTAGTTCACCTCCAGTTGTAGCGCCGCTGCCGTTATCAAGACCCCCTGGACCTCTCACTCGACTCCCTGGAACCCCAGACAGCTTGGCCACAGTGAAGGAACTCCCCCAAAGATACCGCAGGAGGGCACTGGAAGCAGAAGAGATGGACTATATTCAG CGTGGTGGACCAGAGTGA
- the LOC121573478 gene encoding chronophin: protein MAGARAFGFKECRKIGGSQIRNLLNAKDFFLFDCDGVIWHGEKAITGAPKVVSSLIKHGKNVFFVTNNCTRPRENYVNKFYRLGFTDVMQEQIFSSSYCSALYLRDVAKVQGKVFVIGGEGVRNELLEAGIPFVGDEDAPDGTIFNCALASDVKAVLVGHDDNFTFLKLAKASCYLRDPNCLFLATDVDPWHPLQDGRILPGSGCLTAALEVATGRKAMVIGKPSPFMFECISSQFRVDPAQCLMVGDRLETDMLFGANCGLDTMLTLTGISQMKTAQEYRDSDHSTNHNFVPDYVVDTIADFLPAFED from the exons ATGGCCGGCGCCCGCGCCTTCGGCTTCAAGGAATGTCGGAAGATTGGAGGCTCTCAAATAAGAAATCTTCTCAATGCAAAAGATTTCTTCCTTTTCGATTGCGATGGCGTGATATGGCACGGAGAAAAGGCAATAACTGGTGCGCCTAAGGTGGTGAGTTCTTTGATCAAACACGGCAAAAACGTGTTTTTCGTTACAAACAATTGCACTAGGCCACGTGAGAATTACGTGAACAAATTCTACCGTCTGGGCTTTACTGATGTAATGCAAGAGCAGATATTCAGCTCATCGTATTGTTCGGCGCTTTACCTGAGAGATGTCGCTAAGGTGCAAGGTAAGGTGTTTGTCATCGGCGGAGAGGGAGTGCGTAATGAACTGTTAGAGGCTGGCATTCCTTTCGTTGGTGATGAAGACGCGCCTGACGGCACTATATTTAACTGTGCATTGGCCTCAGATGTCAAAGCGGTCCTTGTTGGACATGATGACAATTTTACCTTCCTTAAATTGGCCAAAGCCTCCTGCTATCTGCGGGATCCAAACTGTCTGTTTTTGGCCACTGATGTGGACCCCTGGCACCCGCTGCAAGATGGAAGGATATTACCAG gttcTGGGTGTCTGACAGCAGCGCTGGAGGTGGCCACAGGTCGGAAGGCCATGGTGATAGGCAAGCCCAGCCCCTTCATGTTTGAGTGTATCTCCAGCCAGTTCAGAGTGGACCCAGCCCAGTGCCTGATGGTGGGTGACCGCCTGGAGACAGACATGCTGTTTGGGGCCAACTGTGGCCTGGATACCATGCTTACACTCACAGGGATCTCTCAGATGAAGACGGCCCAGGAGTACAGAGACAGTGATCACTCCACAAACCATAACTTTGTGCCAGACTATGTAGTGGATACTATTGCTGACTTCTTACCTGCTTTTGAGGACTGA
- the mrps36 gene encoding 28S ribosomal protein S36, mitochondrial isoform X2 gives MGGKVSRKMAAVGRVVQAVKPHAPLIKFPNREGVPRPNVQEALKTLAVSSPSSPPVVAPLPLSRPPGPLTRLPGTPDSLATVKELPQRYRRRALEAEEMDYIQRGGPE, from the exons ATGGGGGGCAAAGTCAGTAGAAAAATGGCGGCTGTTGGGCGGGTGGTACAG GCTGTGAAACCTCATGCTCCACTAATCAAGTTTCCCAACAGAGAGGGGGTCCCCAGGCCGAATG TCCAAGAGGCTCTTAAAACATTAGCAGTCAGCTCTCCTAGTTCACCTCCAGTTGTAGCGCCGCTGCCGTTATCAAGACCCCCTGGACCTCTCACTCGACTCCCTGGAACCCCAGACAGCTTGGCCACAGTGAAGGAACTCCCCCAAAGATACCGCAGGAGGGCACTGGAAGCAGAAGAGATGGACTATATTCAG CGTGGTGGACCAGAGTGA
- the LOC121573491 gene encoding centromere protein H-like isoform X3, translated as MDVSYLQIKEQMSNQCFEMAVKLQAGKSKISSCSASDAEKDLPDYANTLEEAKIIHFNKTLALHRMQVWHAISEKLKQSDPEAVAMRGMTSCSLDLCSRIKTLQQESCALQDQITDLQKQRLDLKRLTHEKMKEMDELKRKREHPEAEKYRNVLQKGQSHLKKYQKMATITQNVLRGIIIASKVNWRDDPKLRDIAMTLEDIPISD; from the exons ATGGACGTTTCatatttaca GATAAAAGAACAGATGTCAAATCAATGTTTTGAGATGGCAGTGAAGCTCCAAGCAG GAAAAAGCAAAATATCTTCTTGCAGTGCATCTGATGCTGAGAAAGACTT GCCAGATTATGCTAATACCTTGGAGGAAGCAAAAATCATTCATTTTAACAAGACATTGGCCTTACACAG GATGCAGGTGTGGCATGCCATTTCTGAGAAGCTGAAACAGAGTGATCCAGAGGCTGT AGCGATGAGGGGAATGACCAGTTGTAGCCTAGACCTTTGTTCAAGGATAAAGACACTTCAGCAG GAATCATGTGCGCTTCAGGACCAAATCACAGACCTTCAAAAGCAGAGGCTAG ATCTAAAGCGTCTCACTCATGAGAAGATGAAGGAGATGGATGAactgaagaggaagagggagcaCCCAGAGGCAGAGAAGTACAGAAACGTCCTGCAGAAAGGCCAGTCTCACCTGAAAAAGTACCAGAAGATGGCCACCATCACACAGAATGTCCTGCGG GGGATCATCATTGCCAGTAAAGTGAACTGGAGAGATGACCCCAAACTGAGAGACATCGCCATGACGCTGGAGGACATTCCCATCTCTGACTAA